The Kineococcus rhizosphaerae sequence CGAACAGGTGCCCGGCCAGGTGGAACGTGGCGTACTGCGTGGACACGTCAGACCCCCAGTCGCTTGGACGCTTCGGCGAGCTCGTTCTGAGCCTGCTCGGTGAAGAAGTGCGGGTCGGCCGCCAGGATCGCGGACCGGACGTCGAGGAGCTCGGTCACGCGGTCGCGGATGACCGCGGAACCGACCAGACCGGCGTCGTCGATGTCGGAGTGCGCGTCCTGACCGGCGACGATGTCGACGATCTCGTCGACGACGATCGCGACCGACCGGCCGCGCGCGGAGTACACGACGCCCGGGAGCGAGGTGACCTCCTGCGCGCCGTAGGTGGCCCGGGAACCGCCACCGAGGTGGTTGGACAGGCGGACCAGCGGCAGGATCTCGCCGCGGTAGCGGACGACCTCGCGGCGCCCGACCCGCTCGATGGAGTCCGTCTTGAACTCCTCCAGGCGGGTGACGACGTCCAGCGGGATCGCGACCCGGCGGTTGTCGCCGAGGCCGACGACCAGCAGGCGCTGCCCGTCGCCGGTGGCGGTCTGGGTCTCGGCCGCGGTGTCGGTGGCGTGCTCGATGCCGTCGGCGCGCATGGTGCGACGGGCCAGGGACTGCACGTCGAGGATCAGCGAGACCCGGCCGTCGCCCAGGATCGTGGCCCCGGCGTAGGCGCCGATGGCCTTCAGGGCCCCGGACAGGGGCTTGACGACGATCTCCTCGGTGTCCAGGACGCGGTCGACCAGCAGGCCGAACCGGCGTCCGTCGCACTCCAGGACCGCGATGACGAGGTTCGTCGGCAGCTCCACGTCGGCGGGGCGCTTGAGCTCCAGCGCCTCCTCGAGGCGGATCAGCGGCAGCAGGGCCCCGCGCAGGCGGTAGACCTTCGCGCCGCCGACGTCCTCGATGGCCTTGCTCATCTTCTCGGTGTCCAGGCTGACGAGCTCGAGCAGGTTCACCTGCGGCATCGCGTAGCGCTGGCCCGCGCACTCGACCGTCAGGGCCGGGACGATCGCCAGCGTCAGCGGGATCCGCAGGCGCCAGACGGTGCCCTGGCCGGTGACGGACTCGACGTCGACGGACCCGCCGATGCGTTCGATGTTCGTCTTCACGACGTCCATGCCGACCCCGCGGCCGGAGACGTTCGTGACCTTCGCCGCGGTCGAGAACCCCGGCAGGAACAAGAACTGCAGGATGTCGTTCGGGGTGAGCGACTCCAGCTTGGCCGCGGAGACCAGGCCCTTCTCGACGGCCTTGGCGCCGATGACGACCGGGTCGATGCCCTTGCCGTCGTCCTTGATCTCGACGACGACCTGGCCGCCCTCGTGCGCGGCGCGCAGCTTCAGGGTGCCGACCTCGTTCTTGCCCGCGGCGCGGCGCGTCTCGGGGGACTCGATGCCGTGGTCGACGGCGTTGCGGACGATGTGGGTCAACGGGTCCTTGACCGCTTCGAGCAGGGTGCGGTCGAGTTCGGTCTCGCCGCCCTCCATCTCGAGCTTGATCTTGCGGCCCAGCATGTTCCCGAGGTCGCGGACGACGCGGGGCAGCTTCGACCACAGGTGGTCGATGGCCTGCATGCGGGTGCGCATGACGGTTTCCTGCATCTCGCTCGCGACGAGGTTCAGGCGGTGGCAGGCGCGGGTCAGGTCCTCGTCGCGCAGCGCGCCGGCGCGCTGGAGGATCTGGTTGCGGGCCAGGACGAGCTCACCGGCCTGACGGACGAGGGACTCCAGGAGCTCGACGTCGACGCGGATGGTGGCGTCGGCGGCCGAGGCCTTCTCGCCACCGGCCGCGGGGGCGGCGGGGGCCGGAGCGGCGGCGGGCGCCGGGGCGGCCACGGGGGCCACGGGGGCCGGCGCCGGGGCGGCCACGGGAGCGGGGCCCTCGACGACCGGTTCGGGCTCGGGCTCGACGACCGGTTCGGGCTCGACCTCGGCGACCGGCTCGGGCTCCACGACCGGCTCCGGCTCGGGAGCGGCCTCGACGACGGGGGCGGGGGCGGTCTCGACGAGCGGCGCGACCGCGGCGACCTCGACACCGGCGCCGTCGGCCGGCGGCAGGTCCGGGGTCTCCCCGTCGAGCACGGCGCGGATGGCCGCGACGACCTGCGCGACCTCGACACCACCCTCGGAGTGGGTCTCCTCGATGGAGGCCAGCAGCGCGCGGATCGTGTCGACCATGCGCAGCAGGACGTCGGTCGTCGTCGGGGTCATGACCAGCTGACCGTCGCGCAGACGGGCCAGCAGGTTCTCCCCGACGTGGGCGACGGACTCCAGCTTGGAGAAGGCCAGGAAGCCGGAGGTGCCCTTGATCGTGTGGATGGTGCGGAAGACGCTCGCGAGCAGCTCGCGCGAGCCGGGCTGCTGCTCCAGCGCGACGAGGTCGGAGTCCAGCTGGTCCAGGTTCTCGTAGCTCTCGACGAGGAACTCTTGGACGATCTCGTCCATGTCGTCCACGTGGACTCCCACTTCTCGCGTCGGGGCGACCCGGCGGGCCGCTGTTCTTCTAGGTGCTCATCGGCAGCGGAGGCCGGGAGCTGAAACGCCCCCGGGCCCGGCCACCGGGGCGGGGACGCCGAAGAGGCCGGCCCCCGGGGAACGGGGACCGGCCTCGAGGGGCGGTGCGGGGCTCAGGCGCCGGCGTTCAGGCGCGCGAGGGCGGTCTGGACCAGCGTGATGAGGCTGTGCTTCGTGGCGGCCTTGGAGCGCGCGTCGGTGTAGACGAGCGGCACGTGGTCGGGGACCGCGAGCGCCTCGCGGACGGAGTCGAGCTCGTGCTGGGCGACGCCGTCGAAGCAGTTGACGGCGACGACGAAGGGGATGCCGCGGGACTCGAAGTAGTCCACGGCGGGGAAGCACTGGTCGAGGCGGTCGGTGTCGACCAGCACGACCGCGCCGATGGCGCCCTTGACCAGGTCGTCCCACATGAAGAGGAACCGGTCCTGGCCGGGGGTGCCGAACAGGTACAGCCAGAGGTTGCCGGGCAGCGCGATGCGCCCGAAGTCCATGGCGACCGTGGTCGACGTCTTGCGCTCGGAGTTGAGGCCCGCGTCGTCGACGCCGACCGAGTGCTCGGTCATGGCGGCTTCGGTGCGCAGCGGCTCGATGTCGGAGATCGAGCCGATGAAGGTCGTCTTGCCGACGGCGAAGCCGCCGGCGACGACGATCTTGACGACGGTGGGCGGGGCCTGAGTGTCGGTTCCCGCGGGCGCTCCGGCTCCGGCGGGGCTGACGTCAGAGCGAGGAAATGCCATTGAGAACACTCTCCAGGACGCTGATGGTGGTCGCGGGTTGGGGGGCGGAGGTCATGGTGAGGCCGTGGATGCGGACCTTCCCGGACTGGGACAGGTCGCTGACCACGACGCGCACGACGCCGACCGGCAGGTGGACGTGGGCGGACAGTTCGGCGATCGACAGGTAGGACTTCTTGGTGAGTTCGAGGATCTTGCGCCGTTCGGGCGTCATCCCGATCTCGGGTTCGGCCGTGGCCTCCACGAGCGCCTCGACGGGGAGGTCGGCGTTGCTCGGGCGGGTCCGTCCACCGGTGACGGTGTACGGGCGGACGGTGAACTCCTCGACGTCCTGGTCGTCGTCGTCGGACCAGAGGTCCGCGCTACCAGGTGCTGTCACCGGGCGTCACCGCCGCGCCGCGAGCGGCGCGGAGGTGGGCAGGGCGGCCCGCATCTCCGAGACGAGCTGCGGCGTCAGGACGGTCTCGGCGCGCTGGACGAGCATGGCCATCTCGTAGCCGATGAGGCCGACGTCGCAGCCGGCTTCGGCGGCGACGGCCAGGACCGAGCCGTCGGAGATGTTGACCAGGAAGAAGAACGCGTCGTCCATCTCGATGATGGCCTGGCGCACCTCGCCGGACTGGAGCTGGTTGGCGGCCCCGCGGGCCAGGCTCGACACGCCGGAGACGATGGCGGAGAGCTGGTCCCCGGCCTCGCGGTGGAGCTTGTCGGACATGGCCATCAGCAGGCCGTCGGCGGAGACGACGACGGTGTGGGTGACGCCGGGGACGCTCTTGACGAAGTTGTCGAGGAGCCAGCTGAAGTCGGCGGCCTCGGAGCTAAGCGCGGTCACAGTGGGTTTCCTCTTCTCGGGGCGTTCTTCTGGTCAGGGGTGGTGGGTACGGCGACCCGGAGGGTTCTCCGGGGGGTCTGGTCAGGCCTGGTCATCGGCCCCGCCCTCGGTGGGGGCGGCCGGTGCGTCGGCCGAGCGACCGCGGGACACGCCGGCCTGGAAGCCGGAGAGCATCGAGCGGACGTCCGCGGGGGCGCGTCGCTGCCGGTTGGCGGCGGCGGCGCGGGCCGGGGCGGGCTTGGCCGCGGCCGCCGTGGCGCCCGCCTGACGGCGGACCAGCGGAGCGGAGCCGGTGCCCCGGGAGGGGGTGAAGTTCTGGCCCTCGGTGAGGGCGTTGAGCGCTTCGGCCGCGAGGGCGTTGCGCTGGCGCAGGGCCTCGCCGACGGTGGCCCGGCCGGCGGGGGCCGCCGGGGTCTCGGGGGCCAGGCCGATCGGGGCGACGGGCGCCGGGGCCGGGTCGACGACCGGAGCCGGGGCGACCGGCGCCGCGACCACGGGGGCCGGGGCGGCCGGCGCCGCGAGCACGGGCGCCGCGAGCACGGGCGTCTCGACGACGGGGGCCGGCGCGGCGGGTGCCTCGACCACGGGCGTCTCGACCACGGGGATCTCGACGGGCGCCTCGACCACGGCGGGGGCCTGTGCCACCGGCGTCTCGACCACGGGGTCGGGGGTGCCGTTCTGCGCCGCGCGGTCGGCCTCGAGGGCGTCGAGCGCGGAACCCTTCAGCTCCGGTTCGGCCGCCTTCTTGCGGGAGGTCCAGAAGGCCTCGGCCGCGGTCTTGGGCGGGGTGGCGGACTCGCGGACCTGGCGGGGCTTCTTGCCCGCCTTCGGCAGGATGTCCTGCGCCGCGGCCAGAGCCGTCGGGGTCTCGACCTTGCGCTCGCGCTTGGGCATGGCCGCCGCGCCGGCGGCACCGGGGGCCGCGACGGGCTTCCAGTCCTGCTCGGGCTCGGCGACCGGGGCCGCAGCGACCGGGGCCGCAGCCGGGGCGGCGTCGACCTTGGCCTGGGCCTGGGCGGTGCGCTTGCGGGTCGGCAGCTGCCGGCCCTCGACCTTGGCCTTGGGGGCGGTGACCCCGACGTCGGAGCTGGCCGCGGCCTCGGCCGCGGACTTCGACAGCGTCTCGGACAGGGCGTCGCCCAGACCGCTGGCGGCGAGCGGGTTGCTGACGATCGTGTTCACGCCACCGGTGCCGGCGGCGGGGGTGCGGCTCGGCAGGGCACCGGGCTGGGCCGGCGGGACGTCGGGCAGGGCCGAGGCCGCGGTGTCGGGCAGCGCCGACGGCGCGGCGGGCAGCGCGGAGGCGCCCGCGGCACCGGCGCCGTCCCCGAGGGCGGGCAGACCGGAGTCCAGGGCGGCCAGCTCGGGCTCGCCGACCGTGACGCTGCCCGGGGTGAAGAGGGCGGCGGGCAGGACGAGCGTGACGGTGGTGCCCTGTCCCTCGGCGGTGACGAACTCGACCTCGACGTCCAGGCGGCCGGCGAGGCGACCCACGACGTAGAACCCGAGGCGCTGGGCGCCGACGAACTCGGAGGCGCGACCACCGGAGATGCGCTGGTGGGCGGTCTCGACCTCCTCGGCGTTCATGCCGAGGCCGGAGTCCTTGATGGTGACCTCGACGCCGCGGTCGGTCTCGGCGGTGCCGACGACGACGCGGCTGCCGGGGTCGGAGAAGTTCGTCGCGTTCTCGAGCAGTTCGGCGATCATGTGCGAGGCCGACAGCGCGAGGTGACCGACGACGGGCGGGTCGACCTGCAGGGCGAGGTCGACGCGGTCGTAGTGCTCGATCTCGCCGGCGGCGGTGCGGACGACGTCCGACAGCGGCAGCGGGCGGCGCAGACGGCGGCCGGTGTTGATGCCGGCCAGGACGAGCAGGGACTCGGCGTTGCGCCGCATCCGGGTCGCGAGGTGGTCGAGGGTGAACAGGTCCTCGAGGGTGTCCGGGTTCTCCTCGGTGCGCTCGAGCTGGTCCAGGAAGGCCAGCTGGCGGGCGAGCAGCGTCTGGTCGCGGCGGGCGACGTTGACGAACATCTCGGCGATGGAGGCGCGCAGGGCGGCCTGCTCGCCGGCGATGCGGAAGGTCGTCTCGTTGAGGTCGTTGATGACCTTGGTGACCTCGCCGATCTCGTCACCGGAGCTGACCTCGAGCGGGGTGAACTCCACGCCCGGGCCCTCGCCGGGGGTCTGCATGCGCTCGACCATGCGGGGCAGCTCGTCGCGGACCTCGGTCGCGGAGGCGGCCAGGTCGCGCAGGCGGGCGCCGATGCCGCGGACGGTGCGGGCACCGAACCAGACGACGGCGGCGAAGATCAGCAGGGTGACGACGATGAGGACGACGGTGCCGGTGGTGGCGCGCGCGGCCTCGGCGTCCGCCTCGTCGGCGACGTTGACGGCGCGCTCGGTGATGGCCTGCTGGTAGGCCGCGATGACCTGCCCGGAGGTCTTCTCCCAGTCGGCCTGCGCCAGCGACGGGGTGCTGCTGCCCGCGAAGAGGTTGCGGTCCTGGTTGAGGAAGGCGAGCGCGGAGTTCGTCGCGCCGTCGTTCAGCGCGGCGTCGAACTGCGCGACGTCGTCGGCGTGCAGGCGGAAGCGGGCCTGCTGCTCGAAGTACGCACCGCGCTCGATGGAGGTGTCGCGCAGGGCCTCGACGGAGCTGGATGACTTGCCCTGCAGGATGAGGGAGCCGGCGGTCTGCTCGACGGCCAGCGCGTCGACGCGCTTGAGCAGGTACCCGAAGGCCCCGACCTCCTGCGCCATCTCGCGGTCACCGGCCTCCTCGGCCACGGCGACGGTCAGGTCGGTCGCGGTGGAGCTGATGTCGCTGTAGGCGCTGAGCGCGGCGACGGGCGTGGTGGTGCCCCCGTCGACGGCCGCGCGCGTCTGCGGCAGCGTCTGGCCCAGGGCCTGCGTGACGGCGGCGTTGACCGCACCCGCGCTGCCGCTGGTGACGTCGAGGCCGCTGTCGACGACGGCCTGGCGGACGGCGGCGATCGCCGCGTCGGTCCGGGCCCGGTCCTTCGCCAGCTGCGCCTTGCCGGCGTCGCCGGGCGTCACCAGGTACTGGACGCTGTCCTTGCGCTCTCCCTGCAGCGCGCTGAAGAACTCGTTGATCTTGTCCGTCGACTTCGCGTAGGCGGCGAGGTGACGGCGCTCCGAGGTCGAGACCGCGTTCTGGGCGGCCGTGGCGACGACGGCGACGAGCAACAGCACGAGGGGAACGACGAGGAGGACCGCGAGCTTGGCTCGGATGCTCAGGTTCCGCAGCATGTCAACCTTCCGTACGCGGTGGTGGGCGGGCGGGACGTGCCCA is a genomic window containing:
- a CDS encoding chemotaxis protein CheW, producing the protein MDDMDEIVQEFLVESYENLDQLDSDLVALEQQPGSRELLASVFRTIHTIKGTSGFLAFSKLESVAHVGENLLARLRDGQLVMTPTTTDVLLRMVDTIRALLASIEETHSEGGVEVAQVVAAIRAVLDGETPDLPPADGAGVEVAAVAPLVETAPAPVVEAAPEPEPVVEPEPVAEVEPEPVVEPEPEPVVEGPAPVAAPAPAPVAPVAAPAPAAAPAPAAPAAGGEKASAADATIRVDVELLESLVRQAGELVLARNQILQRAGALRDEDLTRACHRLNLVASEMQETVMRTRMQAIDHLWSKLPRVVRDLGNMLGRKIKLEMEGGETELDRTLLEAVKDPLTHIVRNAVDHGIESPETRRAAGKNEVGTLKLRAAHEGGQVVVEIKDDGKGIDPVVIGAKAVEKGLVSAAKLESLTPNDILQFLFLPGFSTAAKVTNVSGRGVGMDVVKTNIERIGGSVDVESVTGQGTVWRLRIPLTLAIVPALTVECAGQRYAMPQVNLLELVSLDTEKMSKAIEDVGGAKVYRLRGALLPLIRLEEALELKRPADVELPTNLVIAVLECDGRRFGLLVDRVLDTEEIVVKPLSGALKAIGAYAGATILGDGRVSLILDVQSLARRTMRADGIEHATDTAAETQTATGDGQRLLVVGLGDNRRVAIPLDVVTRLEEFKTDSIERVGRREVVRYRGEILPLVRLSNHLGGGSRATYGAQEVTSLPGVVYSARGRSVAIVVDEIVDIVAGQDAHSDIDDAGLVGSAVIRDRVTELLDVRSAILAADPHFFTEQAQNELAEASKRLGV
- a CDS encoding GTP-binding protein; amino-acid sequence: MAFPRSDVSPAGAGAPAGTDTQAPPTVVKIVVAGGFAVGKTTFIGSISDIEPLRTEAAMTEHSVGVDDAGLNSERKTSTTVAMDFGRIALPGNLWLYLFGTPGQDRFLFMWDDLVKGAIGAVVLVDTDRLDQCFPAVDYFESRGIPFVVAVNCFDGVAQHELDSVREALAVPDHVPLVYTDARSKAATKHSLITLVQTALARLNAGA
- a CDS encoding DUF742 domain-containing protein, whose amino-acid sequence is MTAPGSADLWSDDDDQDVEEFTVRPYTVTGGRTRPSNADLPVEALVEATAEPEIGMTPERRKILELTKKSYLSIAELSAHVHLPVGVVRVVVSDLSQSGKVRIHGLTMTSAPQPATTISVLESVLNGISSL
- a CDS encoding roadblock/LC7 domain-containing protein, with the protein product MTALSSEAADFSWLLDNFVKSVPGVTHTVVVSADGLLMAMSDKLHREAGDQLSAIVSGVSSLARGAANQLQSGEVRQAIIEMDDAFFFLVNISDGSVLAVAAEAGCDVGLIGYEMAMLVQRAETVLTPQLVSEMRAALPTSAPLAARR
- a CDS encoding sensor histidine kinase yields the protein MLRNLSIRAKLAVLLVVPLVLLLVAVVATAAQNAVSTSERRHLAAYAKSTDKINEFFSALQGERKDSVQYLVTPGDAGKAQLAKDRARTDAAIAAVRQAVVDSGLDVTSGSAGAVNAAVTQALGQTLPQTRAAVDGGTTTPVAALSAYSDISSTATDLTVAVAEEAGDREMAQEVGAFGYLLKRVDALAVEQTAGSLILQGKSSSSVEALRDTSIERGAYFEQQARFRLHADDVAQFDAALNDGATNSALAFLNQDRNLFAGSSTPSLAQADWEKTSGQVIAAYQQAITERAVNVADEADAEAARATTGTVVLIVVTLLIFAAVVWFGARTVRGIGARLRDLAASATEVRDELPRMVERMQTPGEGPGVEFTPLEVSSGDEIGEVTKVINDLNETTFRIAGEQAALRASIAEMFVNVARRDQTLLARQLAFLDQLERTEENPDTLEDLFTLDHLATRMRRNAESLLVLAGINTGRRLRRPLPLSDVVRTAAGEIEHYDRVDLALQVDPPVVGHLALSASHMIAELLENATNFSDPGSRVVVGTAETDRGVEVTIKDSGLGMNAEEVETAHQRISGGRASEFVGAQRLGFYVVGRLAGRLDVEVEFVTAEGQGTTVTLVLPAALFTPGSVTVGEPELAALDSGLPALGDGAGAAGASALPAAPSALPDTAASALPDVPPAQPGALPSRTPAAGTGGVNTIVSNPLAASGLGDALSETLSKSAAEAAASSDVGVTAPKAKVEGRQLPTRKRTAQAQAKVDAAPAAAPVAAAPVAEPEQDWKPVAAPGAAGAAAMPKRERKVETPTALAAAQDILPKAGKKPRQVRESATPPKTAAEAFWTSRKKAAEPELKGSALDALEADRAAQNGTPDPVVETPVAQAPAVVEAPVEIPVVETPVVEAPAAPAPVVETPVLAAPVLAAPAAPAPVVAAPVAPAPVVDPAPAPVAPIGLAPETPAAPAGRATVGEALRQRNALAAEALNALTEGQNFTPSRGTGSAPLVRRQAGATAAAAKPAPARAAAANRQRRAPADVRSMLSGFQAGVSRGRSADAPAAPTEGGADDQA